The following coding sequences lie in one Paracholeplasma manati genomic window:
- a CDS encoding metal-sensing transcriptional repressor — protein MKHQTAQQTLKNAKGQLEAALKMLDEERYCVDISNQLMATIALIKRANKQILSEHLNHCVIESIHNQDAEAKIKEIEQLIERMM, from the coding sequence ATGAAACATCAAACTGCACAACAAACATTAAAAAATGCGAAAGGTCAACTCGAAGCTGCACTAAAAATGCTCGATGAAGAGCGTTACTGTGTCGATATTTCCAATCAATTGATGGCAACCATCGCTTTGATCAAACGTGCAAACAAGCAAATACTTTCAGAGCATTTAAACCACTGTGTGATAGAATCCATTCATAATCAGGATGCTGAAGCCAAAATCAAAGAGATTGAACAACTGATTGAAAGGATGATGTAA
- the namA gene encoding NADPH dehydrogenase NamA, whose translation MTHLFTPITIKNMQLKNRIVMPPMCMYSATEQGMATDFHVIHYASRAIGQVGFIIVEATAIEPDGRITTNDLGVWDDEHVKGLKWITKQIHANDAKACLQIAHAGRKSRAAVTPKAPSAIAFEGYPTPNALTVDEIKTLIELYKQAARRAKEANFDCIEIHAAHGYLIHEFTSPLTNTRTDQYGGTQNNRNRFLYEVIEAVRSEWPMDLPLSLRISAEDYVKEGLHPQQWAEIMNGLPHGYVDIVHVSSGGLVKVPIDDYPGYQLMFAKKIRKETHLMVVAGGLIEDPVMANGVLESDEADLIFFGRLALKDPYFPLRFAQRMRYDLVWPEQYIRAKK comes from the coding sequence ATGACTCACTTATTTACGCCAATAACCATTAAAAATATGCAACTAAAAAACCGCATCGTGATGCCTCCAATGTGTATGTATAGTGCCACCGAACAAGGCATGGCTACAGATTTCCACGTCATCCATTATGCATCGAGAGCGATAGGACAAGTTGGTTTCATCATTGTAGAGGCCACTGCCATTGAACCCGATGGTAGAATCACGACCAATGATTTGGGTGTTTGGGACGATGAACATGTCAAAGGATTGAAATGGATTACCAAACAAATCCACGCCAATGATGCGAAAGCATGTTTGCAAATTGCCCATGCAGGTAGAAAATCACGAGCAGCCGTTACCCCTAAAGCCCCTAGTGCCATCGCATTTGAAGGCTATCCGACGCCAAATGCGCTCACTGTCGATGAAATCAAAACCTTGATTGAACTCTATAAACAAGCAGCTAGAAGGGCCAAGGAAGCGAACTTCGATTGTATAGAAATACACGCGGCACATGGGTATTTGATCCATGAATTTACCTCACCCCTGACCAATACAAGAACAGACCAATATGGTGGTACCCAAAACAATCGAAATCGGTTTTTGTATGAAGTCATCGAAGCCGTTCGCTCTGAATGGCCGATGGATTTACCGTTATCCCTCCGCATTTCTGCAGAAGACTATGTTAAGGAAGGGTTACACCCACAACAGTGGGCAGAAATCATGAATGGTCTACCTCATGGCTATGTGGATATTGTCCATGTATCCTCAGGTGGTTTGGTAAAGGTACCGATTGATGATTATCCTGGGTATCAGTTGATGTTTGCGAAAAAAATTCGAAAAGAAACCCATCTGATGGTCGTCGCTGGTGGTTTGATTGAAGACCCCGTCATGGCCAATGGTGTTTTAGAATCGGATGAAGCAGATTTAATTTTCTTCGGCAGATTGGCACTTAAAGACCCTTATTTTCCACTCCGATTTGCCCAACGTATGCGTTATGACCTGGTTTGGCCAGAACAATATATTCGCGCTAAAAAATAA
- a CDS encoding GTP pyrophosphokinase, producing MSIEFEKNLLTESTLQTPIEFIHQQAEYQRLMMAYYAAMREVQTKFEILNDELNVRYRRNPIEFIKVRLKKNQSILDKLSRYGLERTLDNLKHINDIAGVRIVCTYLDDIYEIANMFVSQDDVTLIQIKDYIKKPKENGYRSLHLTIEIPVYFSDSKRRLRVEVQIRTIAMDFWASLEHDMKYKNNVQVPVALKNELKECADIISSTDLRMQKIKNELDNVFKSAERGD from the coding sequence GTGTCTATTGAATTTGAAAAGAACCTCTTGACCGAATCAACACTTCAAACACCGATTGAATTCATTCATCAACAGGCGGAATACCAACGTTTAATGATGGCTTATTACGCAGCCATGCGTGAAGTCCAAACCAAATTTGAGATACTGAACGATGAGCTCAATGTGCGTTATAGACGCAATCCGATTGAGTTTATTAAAGTACGCTTAAAGAAAAACCAAAGCATTTTAGACAAATTGTCAAGATATGGGCTTGAGCGTACATTGGATAACCTCAAACACATCAATGACATCGCTGGGGTTAGAATCGTTTGTACCTATTTGGATGATATTTATGAAATTGCCAATATGTTCGTGTCTCAAGATGATGTGACCTTAATCCAAATCAAGGACTACATTAAAAAACCCAAAGAAAATGGCTACCGTAGTTTACATCTGACCATCGAAATACCTGTGTATTTTAGCGATTCGAAACGTCGATTGCGTGTTGAAGTACAAATTCGCACCATCGCGATGGACTTTTGGGCGAGTTTAGAACATGACATGAAATATAAGAACAATGTTCAAGTCCCCGTAGCCCTTAAAAATGAACTCAAAGAATGCGCAGATATCATTTCAAGTACCGATCTGCGTATGCAAAAAATCAAAAATGAACTCGATAATGTCTTCAAATCAGCGGAAAGAGGCGACTAA
- the phaZ gene encoding intracellular short-chain-length polyhydroxyalkanoate depolymerase: MQKKFVQLKNGETYAYLEKGQGPVMILIHGNLSSSVYYLPLIERLPENIRVIALDLRGFGDSSYLQRFDSLANLATDVQLFMSELKIDKATIVGWSLGGGVAMEFASRYPKSTAKLILINSTTHKGYPIFKKDQNNAPILTEGYKSKDELATDPLQVKPILEAIATENAFFMSYIYDLTIYTHQKPTPEANQLYIKETLKQRCLVDADYALACLNMSDTPNLYTKGDGSIKQIKADTLMFWGNLDKTVPEYMVLDNLKALPNAKYVKLEPCGHSPLVDQPDQLAQEILKFIQ, encoded by the coding sequence ATGCAAAAGAAGTTTGTACAGCTTAAAAACGGGGAAACCTATGCTTATCTTGAAAAAGGTCAAGGTCCAGTCATGATTTTAATTCATGGCAATCTATCGTCATCGGTATATTATTTACCGCTCATAGAACGATTACCGGAAAACATCCGTGTGATTGCATTGGATTTAAGAGGTTTTGGTGATTCCTCATATTTACAACGTTTTGATTCACTTGCGAATCTCGCAACAGACGTTCAGTTATTTATGTCAGAACTCAAAATCGATAAAGCAACCATTGTTGGTTGGTCTTTAGGTGGCGGTGTCGCGATGGAATTTGCGAGTCGTTATCCAAAATCCACTGCTAAGTTGATTTTAATTAATTCTACAACCCATAAAGGATACCCAATCTTCAAAAAAGATCAAAACAATGCGCCGATTTTGACAGAGGGTTATAAATCCAAAGATGAGCTCGCTACCGATCCACTTCAAGTGAAACCAATACTTGAAGCCATCGCTACTGAAAATGCATTCTTCATGTCGTATATTTATGATTTAACGATTTACACCCATCAGAAACCAACCCCTGAAGCCAATCAATTGTATATCAAGGAAACCCTGAAACAACGTTGTTTGGTGGATGCAGATTATGCATTAGCCTGCTTAAATATGAGCGACACCCCAAATTTATATACCAAAGGGGATGGTTCTATCAAACAAATTAAGGCAGATACATTGATGTTTTGGGGCAATTTAGACAAAACAGTTCCTGAATACATGGTTTTAGATAACTTAAAAGCACTACCAAATGCGAAATATGTTAAATTGGAACCGTGTGGTCATTCACCACTGGTCGATCAACCGGATCAATTGGCTCAAGAAATTCTCAAGTTTATTCAGTAA
- a CDS encoding alpha/beta fold hydrolase — MSHFWINEKKVFYEDEGSGKPIVLLNGIMMSTRSWAPFVDTFKANNRLIRVDFFDQGQTDKLLGATYTHQIQVDLLKSLFDHLKLEQASIVGISYGGEIAIQFAIQHKSKVDRLVLFNTAAYTNPWLKDIGRAWMAAGKTRDGEAYYNTAIPVIYSPLFYETNQDWMQNRRKVLVPVFSNALFLDQMERLTQSSESYDVRNTISTIEAETLIVSAEEDYLTPVDNQSYVAKAIKNSHWVKIPGAGHASMYEKPLLFSTLCLGFINAKDTKYTI, encoded by the coding sequence ATGAGTCATTTTTGGATTAATGAAAAAAAAGTCTTTTATGAGGATGAAGGCAGCGGGAAACCAATTGTATTATTGAATGGCATCATGATGTCCACCAGAAGTTGGGCACCCTTTGTCGATACATTTAAAGCGAATAATCGCTTGATTAGAGTAGATTTTTTTGACCAAGGTCAAACCGATAAACTGTTAGGCGCTACATACACACATCAAATTCAGGTAGACTTGTTAAAATCCTTATTCGACCATTTGAAACTAGAACAAGCCTCCATTGTAGGCATTTCGTATGGGGGTGAAATCGCGATTCAATTCGCGATTCAACACAAATCTAAGGTAGACCGCTTGGTGCTATTCAATACCGCAGCTTATACCAACCCTTGGTTAAAGGATATCGGTAGGGCGTGGATGGCCGCTGGTAAAACCCGCGATGGTGAAGCCTATTATAATACAGCCATTCCAGTCATATATTCGCCATTATTTTACGAAACCAATCAAGATTGGATGCAAAATCGCCGAAAAGTATTGGTGCCAGTCTTTTCAAATGCCTTATTCTTAGACCAAATGGAACGCTTGACCCAATCGAGTGAATCTTACGATGTCAGAAATACCATTTCTACGATTGAAGCAGAAACCTTGATCGTATCCGCTGAAGAAGACTATTTGACCCCGGTCGATAATCAATCGTATGTTGCGAAAGCGATTAAAAATAGCCATTGGGTTAAAATCCCTGGGGCAGGACACGCGTCCATGTATGAAAAACCGTTGTTATTTTCAACCCTATGTTTAGGGTTTATCAACGCAAAAGATACCAAATATACCATATAG
- a CDS encoding acetyl-CoA hydrolase/transferase family protein → MKQARYITVKEMIDLVGPKDEIVVGMAANEPQLFMANLHLCADRVEKVTVTNCLPIVNADFFIEEQYRNKFNLDGWFYTNVLRKVHPHGNISFIPNHLHLAGYKRLFYKKPRMFVSAASMPDEHGYISLSTSNVYEKQMVEAAEIVIFEVNPNFPRTIGDLEVHISEIDYMVKADYPVPTIPDIEPSEKDMIIGRLIADKINDGDTIQLGIGGMPNAVAKSLYGKKDLGIHTEMFTNEMMNLIKAGVITGKKKTLHRGKHIACFAMGTQELYDFVHDNPSCWILNGKYVNDPAIIGLNDNQVSINSTIEIDLTGQCCSESIGTQQFSGTGGQSDTAVGAQNAKGGRSFIALYSTAMVKNPVTGEKEEVSKIVSMLKPGAAVSLSRNDVDFVVTEYGLVSLRGTNIRERCQLLISIAHPKFRAQLTQEAIKAGYLHESFLD, encoded by the coding sequence ATGAAACAAGCCAGATACATTACTGTAAAAGAAATGATTGATTTAGTAGGACCCAAAGATGAAATCGTTGTAGGGATGGCGGCCAATGAGCCACAACTCTTTATGGCGAACTTACACCTCTGTGCCGATCGTGTCGAAAAAGTCACCGTCACCAATTGCTTACCAATTGTGAATGCGGATTTCTTCATTGAAGAACAATACCGCAACAAATTCAACCTTGATGGTTGGTTTTATACCAATGTTTTAAGAAAAGTACATCCCCATGGCAATATCTCGTTTATTCCAAACCATCTTCACTTAGCCGGATATAAACGTTTATTTTATAAAAAACCACGCATGTTTGTTTCAGCAGCCAGTATGCCAGATGAACATGGATATATCTCATTATCGACATCCAATGTTTATGAAAAACAAATGGTCGAGGCCGCTGAGATTGTCATTTTTGAAGTAAATCCAAACTTCCCGAGAACCATAGGTGATCTAGAAGTGCACATCAGCGAAATCGATTATATGGTCAAAGCTGATTACCCAGTCCCAACCATACCTGACATTGAACCATCGGAAAAAGATATGATCATTGGCCGTTTGATCGCGGACAAAATCAACGATGGTGACACCATTCAACTCGGTATTGGTGGGATGCCTAACGCGGTTGCGAAATCGCTTTATGGCAAAAAAGATTTAGGTATTCATACGGAGATGTTCACCAATGAAATGATGAATTTAATCAAAGCTGGTGTCATCACAGGTAAAAAGAAAACCTTACATCGCGGTAAACACATCGCTTGTTTCGCGATGGGTACACAAGAACTGTATGATTTCGTTCATGACAACCCATCTTGTTGGATTTTAAACGGTAAATACGTTAATGACCCAGCCATCATCGGGTTAAACGATAACCAAGTTTCGATCAATTCCACCATCGAAATTGATTTAACTGGACAATGTTGTTCAGAATCCATTGGTACCCAACAATTCTCCGGTACTGGTGGACAAAGCGATACGGCCGTTGGTGCACAAAACGCCAAAGGTGGTCGTAGCTTTATCGCCTTATATTCAACAGCGATGGTTAAAAATCCAGTGACTGGTGAAAAAGAAGAAGTTTCTAAGATTGTTTCGATGTTAAAGCCTGGTGCCGCTGTGTCCTTATCACGTAATGATGTCGACTTTGTCGTCACAGAATACGGTTTAGTCAGTCTTAGAGGTACCAATATTCGTGAAAGATGTCAACTCCTCATTTCCATTGCACACCCTAAATTTAGAGCACAACTCACCCAAGAAGCCATTAAAGCAGGATACCTCCATGAGTCATTTTTGGATTAA
- a CDS encoding ABC transporter substrate-binding protein, protein MKRIVALLLAVFAAFTLVACQEAEVTVSRLVVTSPTKVEYLVGEAFDGAGLEVKAVMSDKTEKVLTSSDYTLTGFTTANPGLVTITVSYEGVTATFGIAVFNPDAPEVALALNLKSLPTQQIYNRDQAFNPEGLVVEVTYSTGRKQILTASQYTLSGFKQGVVGKYDVVVTFGELSASFYTEVRAVTVQGVTETTIKVGNTAAISGALSFVGLPFVAGMKAAFEMVNEAGGIDGRTIEYVNRDDAFDATVGLTNTKQLINEDKVFALVGHFGTGTVSATLTTIREAGIPMVYAATGVNVLYTERSPLDPVMPVQPIYLTDGRLMTARALKEALYGPNKDQKLAANAKVGVLYTTSLDGISIKEGVEIEAKTHGVNNNFIYASFSAADTASLTSTIQNLQSQGVSAIIIASNQVSFKAAIGTMQNVGVSVPVFTSYVNADATAVDATINYTFDIYTNAWVDLTSTKGTEGLVAFVAAIQAASFLTEGEKTAYAGNSFAIAGYIAAMNFIEGLERVEASGQELTWESFIKAMESEPLDVPMGGSVDFSDGKRWGIDSMSLLQYTVVNGDNPATVEVETSYKAFVKVREIETLTQIQVK, encoded by the coding sequence ATGAAAAGAATTGTAGCATTATTGTTAGCAGTTTTTGCAGCATTCACGCTTGTTGCGTGCCAAGAAGCTGAAGTTACTGTTAGCAGACTCGTCGTTACATCTCCGACTAAAGTTGAATACTTAGTTGGTGAAGCATTTGACGGTGCAGGTTTAGAAGTTAAAGCCGTGATGTCTGATAAGACTGAAAAAGTCTTAACAAGCAGCGATTATACTTTAACAGGATTCACAACTGCTAACCCAGGTTTAGTAACCATCACTGTATCTTATGAAGGTGTTACTGCAACTTTCGGTATCGCAGTATTTAACCCAGATGCACCTGAAGTTGCATTGGCATTGAATTTAAAATCTCTACCTACACAACAAATCTATAACCGCGACCAAGCATTCAACCCAGAAGGGTTAGTCGTTGAAGTTACCTATTCTACTGGTAGAAAACAAATCTTAACAGCTAGCCAATATACACTTTCTGGATTCAAACAAGGTGTTGTTGGTAAGTATGATGTCGTTGTTACCTTTGGTGAATTATCTGCATCCTTCTACACTGAAGTTAGAGCAGTCACCGTTCAAGGTGTCACTGAAACCACCATCAAAGTTGGTAATACAGCAGCGATTTCTGGTGCTTTATCATTCGTAGGTCTTCCATTCGTGGCAGGTATGAAAGCAGCCTTTGAAATGGTCAATGAAGCTGGCGGTATCGATGGTAGAACCATTGAATACGTTAACCGTGATGACGCATTTGACGCAACTGTTGGTTTAACAAACACAAAACAATTGATCAATGAAGATAAAGTATTCGCATTGGTTGGTCACTTCGGTACAGGTACAGTATCTGCAACCTTAACCACCATCCGTGAAGCTGGTATCCCAATGGTTTACGCAGCAACTGGTGTTAACGTACTTTATACTGAAAGAAGCCCACTTGACCCAGTCATGCCAGTTCAACCAATTTACCTCACTGACGGTAGATTAATGACAGCAAGAGCATTAAAAGAAGCTTTATATGGTCCGAACAAAGATCAAAAATTAGCAGCTAATGCTAAAGTTGGTGTATTATATACCACTTCATTAGATGGTATCTCCATCAAAGAAGGTGTTGAAATCGAAGCGAAGACACATGGTGTTAATAACAACTTCATCTACGCATCCTTCTCAGCAGCTGATACAGCTTCCTTAACTTCAACCATTCAAAACTTACAATCTCAAGGCGTTTCTGCCATCATCATCGCATCTAACCAAGTTTCCTTCAAGGCCGCTATCGGTACTATGCAAAATGTTGGTGTAAGCGTGCCTGTATTTACATCTTATGTGAACGCTGACGCAACTGCAGTCGATGCAACCATCAACTATACATTTGATATTTATACCAATGCATGGGTTGACTTAACCTCAACTAAAGGTACAGAAGGTTTAGTAGCATTCGTAGCAGCAATCCAAGCCGCAAGCTTCTTAACTGAAGGTGAAAAGACAGCATACGCTGGTAACTCATTCGCAATCGCTGGTTACATTGCAGCTATGAACTTCATTGAAGGTCTTGAAAGAGTTGAAGCATCCGGTCAAGAATTGACTTGGGAATCCTTCATCAAAGCGATGGAATCTGAACCACTAGACGTACCAATGGGTGGTAGTGTTGACTTTAGTGATGGTAAACGTTGGGGTATTGACTCTATGTCATTATTACAATATACTGTCGTTAATGGTGATAACCCTGCGACTGTAGAAGTTGAAACTTCTTATAAAGCATTCGTTAAAGTTAGAGAAATCGAAACCTTAACACAAATTCAAGTTAAATAA
- a CDS encoding ABC transporter ATP-binding protein — protein sequence MLEINNLVIDYGIIKAVKGIHIEVKPGTIVALLGANGAGKSSLIRSISGAVKVKSGEILYQGKNIANLDPHKISEMGIKQSPEGRMIFAGLTVEENLLAGAYTVKKTEIPALFEEVYGYFPVLKERRKQQASTLSGGEQQMLAIGRALMGNPEVLLLDEPSLGLAPIIVRNIFEIIKKIKERGKTILIVEQNALQTLKIADYAYILELGKIVGEGSGQVLLADEKLVNAYLGS from the coding sequence CTGTTAGAAATCAATAACTTGGTGATCGATTATGGCATCATCAAAGCCGTTAAAGGTATTCACATTGAAGTTAAACCAGGGACCATTGTTGCGTTATTAGGCGCGAATGGGGCAGGCAAATCCTCCCTCATCCGTTCCATCTCAGGGGCAGTTAAAGTCAAATCTGGTGAAATTCTCTATCAAGGTAAGAATATTGCCAATCTAGACCCACATAAAATCTCTGAAATGGGCATCAAGCAATCCCCAGAAGGTCGAATGATTTTTGCGGGATTGACGGTAGAAGAAAACCTCTTAGCTGGTGCTTATACCGTTAAAAAGACCGAAATTCCAGCATTATTTGAAGAAGTATATGGGTATTTCCCAGTCTTAAAAGAAAGAAGAAAACAACAAGCCTCTACTTTATCGGGTGGTGAACAACAAATGTTGGCCATCGGTAGAGCTTTGATGGGCAATCCAGAAGTATTATTACTCGATGAACCATCCTTAGGGTTGGCACCCATCATCGTTCGCAATATCTTCGAAATCATTAAGAAGATTAAAGAACGCGGTAAGACCATTTTGATTGTTGAACAAAATGCGCTTCAAACATTGAAAATCGCAGACTACGCTTACATCCTTGAATTGGGTAAGATTGTTGGCGAAGGCAGTGGCCAAGTATTACTCGCAGACGAAAAACTCGTCAATGCGTACCTTGGTTCTTAA
- a CDS encoding ABC transporter ATP-binding protein: MKNVENVTHTLDPKVLLSVQNLTMKFGGLVAVDNLSFDVKEGEIFGLIGPNGAGKTTVFNCITQFYKPTGGELIYRDNHDKVVKLNHIKVHNVVKHGIVRTFQNVELIWELNILENLLIAGHTLYKSNFFDHMFHTPRYKKEEKVIREKALKVLNDLGLTQYMYFYPMGLPYGVLKLIELARTLMTNPKLIILDEPAAGLNDLETEKLTETIRKIQSEFKCTIFLVEHDMGLVMKLCDTICAISFGKKLAIGTPAEIKSNPVVQEAYLGGE, translated from the coding sequence ATGAAAAACGTCGAAAACGTGACCCATACTTTAGATCCTAAAGTGTTACTCAGTGTTCAAAATCTGACCATGAAGTTTGGTGGGTTGGTCGCTGTTGATAATTTGTCATTTGATGTCAAAGAAGGCGAAATCTTCGGTTTAATTGGTCCAAACGGGGCTGGTAAAACCACCGTATTCAACTGTATCACGCAATTCTACAAACCGACGGGTGGAGAACTCATATACCGTGATAATCACGATAAAGTGGTGAAACTAAACCACATCAAAGTACATAATGTGGTGAAACACGGTATTGTTAGAACCTTCCAAAACGTCGAATTGATTTGGGAATTGAACATTTTAGAAAACCTCCTCATTGCTGGACATACCTTATACAAATCGAATTTCTTCGATCATATGTTTCATACACCAAGATACAAAAAAGAAGAAAAAGTGATTCGTGAAAAGGCACTCAAAGTCTTAAATGATCTGGGATTAACTCAATATATGTATTTTTACCCAATGGGATTACCTTATGGGGTCTTGAAACTGATTGAGTTGGCGAGAACGCTGATGACGAATCCAAAACTCATCATCTTAGACGAACCAGCCGCAGGTTTAAACGATTTGGAAACCGAAAAACTCACAGAAACCATTCGAAAGATTCAAAGCGAGTTCAAATGTACCATTTTCTTGGTTGAACACGACATGGGCTTGGTTATGAAATTGTGCGATACCATTTGTGCCATTTCATTCGGTAAGAAATTAGCCATCGGAACACCAGCCGAAATCAAATCGAACCCAGTGGTTCAAGAAGCTTACTTGGGGGGTGAATAA
- a CDS encoding branched-chain amino acid ABC transporter permease → MQNTLKNLKNSPLFGIFIFTIAIVLVRLLGNAGLFKQSTIDFISIVWIYTIVGLGYSLLLGYTGLASLGTAAFIGLGTYIVSFAVGSAGLPLVVAFIIGIAVAIVFGTLVGFISLRIEGMYLAIITLGLAEIMIEIFRKARNITGGDGGFRFEQFNLFGFTEGANALMYRNIVYFIVVAVLVVSMILFINIVNSPTGRAMLSIKNSTSAAQAMGISVLKYRLLAFVLATIMAVIGGMLYMPYFEYTEPGIFNLAISLNILAAVIVGGSKSIWGVTLGTFVIFGLKDIVLKQIPFFRDNGNAVYFFTGALVILIVMYYPGGLVKLFGDLKIKAQGWIKTWKAKGGKA, encoded by the coding sequence ATGCAAAACACCTTAAAAAACTTAAAGAATAGTCCTTTATTTGGGATTTTCATATTTACCATCGCGATTGTGTTGGTACGTTTACTCGGTAATGCCGGCTTATTTAAACAATCGACCATTGATTTTATCTCCATCGTATGGATTTATACGATTGTTGGATTGGGGTATTCCTTATTACTTGGGTATACCGGATTGGCTTCATTGGGTACTGCAGCCTTTATTGGCTTAGGTACCTATATTGTTTCCTTCGCTGTGGGTAGTGCTGGTTTACCACTCGTTGTCGCATTCATCATTGGTATCGCAGTCGCGATTGTCTTCGGTACGTTGGTTGGGTTTATCTCATTGCGTATTGAAGGGATGTATCTCGCCATCATCACCTTAGGGTTAGCTGAAATCATGATTGAAATCTTCAGAAAAGCCCGTAATATTACCGGTGGTGATGGCGGATTTAGATTCGAACAATTCAACTTGTTCGGATTCACTGAAGGCGCAAACGCACTCATGTATCGCAACATCGTGTATTTCATTGTGGTTGCGGTATTGGTGGTATCGATGATTCTATTCATCAATATCGTCAATAGCCCTACAGGTAGAGCGATGTTATCGATTAAAAATTCCACATCGGCGGCACAAGCCATGGGGATCTCGGTTTTAAAATACAGATTATTGGCCTTTGTGCTCGCAACCATCATGGCAGTCATCGGCGGAATGCTTTACATGCCATACTTTGAGTATACCGAACCAGGCATATTCAACCTAGCCATCTCATTGAATATTCTCGCTGCGGTTATTGTCGGTGGGTCTAAATCCATTTGGGGTGTGACCTTAGGTACATTCGTGATTTTTGGATTAAAAGACATCGTTTTAAAACAAATTCCTTTCTTTAGAGACAATGGGAACGCCGTATATTTCTTCACTGGAGCACTCGTCATCCTCATCGTTATGTACTACCCTGGTGGGTTAGTCAAACTCTTTGGAGATTTGAAAATCAAAGCCCAAGGCTGGATTAAAACCTGGAAAGCCAAAGGAGGTAAAGCATGA
- a CDS encoding branched-chain amino acid ABC transporter permease, with protein sequence MREIINLLFLGLQDSSILALVTLGIVIIYKTSFTTNFAQGSIATISAYTVTALFDTWLKQYFSVEQAWIGLVISIIIGIIIGAGFGVFIDTMIIRKSKYSNPVSKQMITMGVILMISGLISVVFTSLRMETRTPKALVPWNITLKFAGQPNLTLSGHGFLAIVISTIVITAIFIALKYTKWGIGVRATASNEKVAGMMGINTKMITAMSWGLAGGLGALAASLYAPLIFTLGPDMMVIMQVNGFLAGVLGGFYTFGGPIAAALMITFARVIIKDLLFGVNINILGSNIDQWVLTFVYFLLLIVILIKPVGIFGKKIAKKV encoded by the coding sequence ATGCGCGAAATCATTAACCTCTTATTCCTCGGATTACAAGATTCATCGATTTTAGCACTCGTTACCCTAGGGATTGTCATCATTTATAAGACATCTTTCACTACGAACTTCGCACAAGGTTCGATTGCTACAATATCGGCTTATACCGTGACAGCACTGTTTGATACTTGGTTAAAACAATACTTTTCGGTGGAACAAGCTTGGATTGGTTTGGTGATTTCCATTATCATCGGAATCATCATTGGGGCAGGTTTCGGTGTATTTATCGATACGATGATCATTCGTAAATCCAAATATTCCAACCCAGTATCCAAACAAATGATTACCATGGGTGTCATCTTAATGATTTCAGGGTTAATCTCGGTTGTGTTTACCAGTTTAAGAATGGAAACAAGAACACCGAAAGCATTGGTACCTTGGAACATCACCTTGAAGTTTGCGGGACAACCCAATTTAACATTATCAGGTCATGGATTCTTAGCCATTGTCATCTCAACCATTGTCATCACAGCCATCTTTATCGCCTTAAAATACACCAAATGGGGTATTGGCGTTAGAGCCACCGCTTCGAATGAAAAAGTGGCAGGTATGATGGGTATCAATACCAAAATGATCACAGCAATGAGCTGGGGTCTAGCCGGAGGTTTAGGGGCACTAGCTGCAAGCTTATATGCACCACTCATCTTCACACTTGGACCAGACATGATGGTCATCATGCAAGTCAACGGCTTCTTAGCAGGCGTCTTAGGCGGATTCTATACCTTTGGCGGACCAATCGCAGCAGCCTTAATGATTACTTTTGCAAGAGTCATCATCAAAGATTTGCTCTTTGGTGTGAATATCAACATCCTTGGTAGCAACATCGACCAATGGGTGTTGACCTTTGTATACTTCTTATTACTCATCGTTATCTTGATCAAGCCAGTCGGTATCTTTGGCAAGAAGATAGCGAAGAAGGTGTAG